The Sphingobacteriales bacterium nucleotide sequence CGCCGCCAAAATTTAGCCATTCTGCTTGTTGAATTTGATGATGATATAATTTTGAAAATGAGGTTAAAACATTTTCTAATGTGTTTGCATCATTTTCGCACATAGCATGAAAATGTAAGCCTGTGATACCTTTTGGTAAATTTTTAGGCAATAAACTAGCTTCTATACCTAATCTAGAATTGGGTGATGCTGGATTGTATAGCTCTGTTTGAATTTCGCTGTAGCCAGGATTTACTCTTAAACCGCATTTTACGCCATTAGGAATATTATTTTTATACCTTTCCCATTCTGACATTGAGTTAAAAGTAAGGTGCGATGATATTTTTGATATTTCTTGGAAATCTTTTGGAATATAGACTGCACAATAAGTGTGTGGTTTTGTTTTCATTTCTTCGTACACTAATTTTGCTTCGTGTAAAGAGCTTGCTGTGGCACCAGATAAATATTTTTTTAATAATGGAAAAGTTGCATGAAATGCATAACCTTTGAGTGCACAAATAATAGAAATACCTGCTTGCTTCTGAAAATATTGTAATTTTTCTAAATTCTGAATTAACAAATCTTCTTGTAATACAAAAGCTGGCGATGTGATTTTATCAACATCTATTTTAATTTCTTTTGGCATGTACAAATATAATAAAAAAGAAAATAATTTTAGTTTCTACTTAATTTTAAGTTGTAAATTTGAGCAAATGCACACATAATAGCACCAAAAATATTAATACTTTGTTGTATAGTATTATGCATATCAAATGCAAAATGTAAAATGGTTGATGTTGTTAAAAAACCAATGCCTAATACAAATAAATATGCTGGAATTTTGTTTTGATGGTGATATTTGTACCCATGCAAAATTGAATTTGTACCTAAGATAATGGTAGAAAAAACAATTAAGATTTCTACCCAATGATATTGCTCAAAATATACAGAAAGAAACGGTAGAAATACAACAACAAATGGCATCATTAAACAATGTATAGCACATGCTATAGACAAAAATATGCTTAATTTATTTGCTTGATGTTTGTGGTTATGCATGATTGTTGTATATTTACTTATGCTAAAATGTTTATGAAACTGAGTTGCAAATATACGTTTTAAAATGCATCAAATATGTTAAAAAATGGAAAATTTTGAAAAAAAATTAAAAGCGCATCATTTAAGAATTACGCCAATAAGAGTAGAACTACTTTCCTATTTTAGCAAAATAAAAAGAGCTATTTCGCACACGGAAATAGAAGCACATTATAATCATCAGTTTGATAGAGTTACGATATATAGAACATTAAATTCATTTATAGAAAATGGTATCATACATAAAGTTTCTGACAATAGTAATATAGCAAAATTTGCATTGTGTAATCATGATGCATGTGAGCATACACACGAAGATAATCATGTTCATTTTAAATGCTTGAAATGTGAACAGATTGAGTGTTTGCATCAGCTTGTAGTGCCACAATTTAAGTTGCCAAAAAATTATACAATTTCTACTGCAAATTTATTGATTGAAGGAACATGTGCCAATTGTGCGTAATATTTTAGTTTTATCCAAATGTCAAACATTACAAGAAATAATAAAGAAAAAATTTTTGAAGGAAAGATAGAACGTCGTTATAAAAACTACACTCTTTTGATGATTTTTTGTTTGGCATCAATTGGTTTATTATTCTTAAGTTTAAGTCTTTCATATTTTTTTAATGTGCGAACAAATAGACAAGCAAATCTGAATTTTCCAATATTGATATATGTAAATACAATTGTAATAATTTTTTCTAGTATTGCATTAGTGTTTCAAGAAAAATATTTTGCTCATAATATTTTCAAAAAATATATAATAACAAATATTATATTTTATATACTCGTATTCTTATTTATAACATTACAAATTACTATATGGTTTACTTTATCTAACAATGGTTTTAACTTTAAACATAATAGTTCTGCGTTTTTATTTTTAATATCTGGTTTTCATGTATTGCATTTGTTAGGTGGCATTATTTTTCTATCTTATTTTACGAAAAATCATTGGCATAATTTACACAATAACATTACTGCTCTTGTTTTTTTACTAATAAAACTGCTTATTTTCAATTAAAATTATTTGCCTATTATTGGCATTTTCTGACGCTTGTTTGGATATATTTATTTTTCTTTTTTCTAATTGTCAAATAATATAATTAGATTAGTAAAAAAAATGATATGAAAAGATTATTTAAGCTAATTCTAACTATTGCAGTAATTTATGTTTTAGCATTATTTTTTGCACCAAAGTTTGTGAGCAATGGATTAAAATATTGGTTTTCTAATGTAGATGATTATAAAAAATTCACAAACAATACAATTGAAAAATCGAGTACTCCAATAGCTTGGCAAAAAGCAGAAAACTACAATAAAAAAGAACTTGATAAAGCTACTGAACAATATATGAACGAACGAAAAACTTGTGCGTTTTTAGTAATTCAGAATGGAAAAATATTGACAGAAAAATATTATGATGACTATAACGAAAATACTATCTCTGCTTCATTTTCTGTAGCAAAAACTGTAAATGCAATGTTGGTTGGAAAACTAATTGAGCAAGGAAAAATACAATCTTTGGATGATGACGTAAAAAAATACATTCCTGAATTAACGCAGATTCCTGATGGGAAATTAAAAATTAGAGACATTATAACGATGAGTGGAAGTATTGATTGGAAAGAATCATATTGGAATATATTTTCATTGACAGCAGAATCATACTATGGTGAAGACTTAAATAAAATGATGAGCAAATTGAAACTTAAAAGCAATGAAAAACCTGGAACTATTTGGGAATACCAAAGTTGTTGTACACAAATGCTTGGTTACATTATAAAGAAAGCAAGTGGCAAAACTATAGCAGCATATACACATGAAGTACTTTGGCAACCATTGGGCATGGAAAATGATGCACTTTGGAGTACTGATAAAAAAGATGGTATAGAAAAATCATTTTGTTGTATTAATGCAACAGCAAGAGATTATGCAAAGCTTGGCTATTTTATGTTGAATAAAGGAAAAGTAGATTCAACACAAATCATAAACGAAGCATGGATAAATGCGATGACACAACCTGCTACGCACTTAAAAACTGCTGATGGTAGAATTTGTGATTGGTATGGCTATCAAACATGGATTATTAATCATGAAAATATGCAAATTCCATATTTTCGTGGTGTGCATGGACAGTTAATTTATGTTGTAAAAGAAAAGAATGCTGTAATTGTAAGATTGGGTAAAAAAATAGAGAAGAAAAACATTGATGCTCATGAGCAAAATGATGATATCAAAGCATATTTAAAATTTGGATTAGATATGTTGGAATAGATATTTACCATCTTCCGCTGGCACCACCACCACCAAAACTGCCTCCACCAAAACCTCCGAAGCCACCGCCACCTGAACTTCCGCCCCAAGATGAGCCACCACTCCAACCTGAGCCAGAACCTGAAGTCCATGTCCAGCCACCACTTCCGCCAGTGTAGTTTCCGCCACCACCATTTGTTTTTGATGATATAAATATAATAAAAATCAATATTATAATAAAAATTATTATAAATGTAGTAAAATCACCATTGTTAGAATTTAATTCATCATTCTGATAGGTACCTTGTAACATTGCTATTAAGTCTGATGTTGCAATATCAACACCAGTAAAATATTCACCTTGTTTAAAGTATGGTATCATTACATTGTCTATCAGTCTTTTTGCGTCTGTGTCTGTGATATAGCTTTCAATACCATAACCTAATTCTATACTTATTGCACGTTCTTCTTTCGATATTAAAACTAATATTCCATTGTTTTTTCCTTTTTGACCTATGCCCCATTTTCTTCCTAATCTTAATGCATAGTCGTCTTCTGCATATCCACTCAATGTTTCTACTGTTACTACAACAATCTGAGTTGATGTAGAATCATCATAAGCAACTAATTTTTGTTCTAACTTATAGACATCATAGTCATTAAACATATGTGCAAAATCATTGACAAGTTTTGGAGGATTTGGTCTTTCAGGAATATTTTTATCATCACTAAAATCTTCTTGTGCTTGTATTGATATTGAAAGAATAAGCATTAACATTGTAAAAAAAACTTTTACAATATTGCGCTCATAATTAATATTTAATTTTATTATATTCAATTATTTATTATTTATCCAAAAGATATATCATCTGATAACTCGTTATCATTTTTAAGCTCATTTATTGGAAAATATTGGTGTAGTGTTTGTCCTATTTTTTCAATAACATGTATGATTCCTGCTTCAAATTCTTGTTTACTGAAATAACCATTCATTTCAGCAGCAATGGTATCCCAAAATTGTTGATGTACAATTTGATTGATTGCTGTATCGCCAACAATGTAATAGGTTTTATCTTTGACTGCAATGTATAACAAAACACCATTATTGTACACTGTTTTATCCATTTTTAATTCATAAAAAACTCTTGTTGCATCATCCAAAATATTTTCAGTTTTTGTATGTGCATCTATTCTAATTCTAATTTCGCCAGTAGTATTTTTTTCTGCTATTTGTATAGCTTTTGTAATACGTTGCTGCGCATCTTTAGAAAGAAAATCTTTTACAGAATTGCTCATTTAGAATTGAACTTTAGGTGCTTTTTCTGCTCCAGGATCAGCTTTAAACATTTCTTTTTCTTTAAACTTAAATAGCATTGCTGTGATATTTGTAGGAAAAGAACGTATTGTTGTGTTGTATTGTTTTACTGCACTATTATAATCTCTTCGTGCAATATTTATTCTATTTTCTGTTCTGTTCAGTTCATTCATCAACTCAGCATATTGTGCAGTAGTTTTTAATTCAGGATATTTTTCTATCGTTACTAATAATCTTGAAAGTGCGCCACTCATTTGTGATTGAGCTTCCTGAAATTTTGCCATATTTTCTGGTGTAATATCATCTGCATTTAGTTGTACTGATGTTGCTTTTGATCTTGCATTGATTACTTCTGTTAGCGTTTCTTTCTCAAACTTTCCACTGCCTTTAATCGTTTCTACTAAATTACCAATTAAATCTAAACGTCTTTGATAGGCTGCTTCTACATTAGACCATGCTTCTTTTGTGCTTTCATCTAAACCAATAATGCTATTGTAAGAGCAACCAGATAGCATAGTGCTTGCCAATGCTATTATTAAAATTTGGAATATTTTTTTCATTTGTTGTAATTTTATGTGCTAATATAAATATTTTATCTTCTGATAAAGAATTAATTGTATAAAAAGTATATTTTGTGGTATGAATACTATAATCGACAAATTGATTAAAGAAGCTGAAAGTATTATTGCATCTGATGGAAAAATCTCGCAACTAATAGATGCTTTTTTTCTAAAATTGGGTGAAACTTCTGAGAAATTTTATTTATTACAAGATAATCTTATTGCTCTTGGAAGAATGTTAAAAGCATGGTTTGATGGTGAGTATAAAAATATTTCTACAACATCAATTATTGCTGTTGTAGCTGCAATGGTTTATTTTGTAAATCCTTTAGATTTAATTCCTGATTTTATTCCAATTATAGGACAAATTGATGACATGCTTATACTTGGCTATCTCATAAAAATATTAAACAAAGAGATAGAAAAATTTATGGCATGGGAGCAAGAAAGAGCTGTGTAAATAAATTAAACTAATCCTTTCTTGTAAGCTATTTTCAATAATGCTGCGGTGTTATTCACATTGAATTTTGATAACATATTTTTTCTATGTGTTTCAACTGTATTTTTACTAATGAATAATTTATTAGCAATATCTTGACTAGTTAATCCAAGTGCAATTAGTTGTAATACTTCCAATTCTCTTTGAGTAATTTGACTAACTAAATGGTCATATTGCTTGTCATCTTCATGTTCATCAACAGAAGATACTGCATTAATTAATTGTTCTTGTGCAATGCTATCTAAGAATGACTTATTATTGTACACATGTTGAATGGCATTTAATAAATCATCTTTAGAAATATTTTTAAGCACATATCCTTTTGCACCAATTTCAATACATTCTTTAATAAATCTTGGTTCGCTGTGCATTGTCAGCATTAAAATCTTAATATCTGGATGAGTAATTCTCAATTGTTTTGTTGCTTCGATACCATCCATTTCTGGCATATTGATATCCATAAGTACAACATTTATATTCTTAATATTATTTATTTTCTCTAATGCTTCTTTTCCATTATGCGCTGTACCAGCAATATGGATCATATCTTCATCTTCCAACAAAGAAACAATACCATCTAAAAATATTTGATGGTCATCAACAATAAAAACATTAATCATACTCATGTAGTTTTTTGTGCAAAGTTATGAAATATATTATAGGTATTTAAGAAAACTCCAAAAATTCCTGTTTTTTAAATATTCTAAATCATTTTCATTGACATAGGCTTCTCTCTCAAAAGAAATATTCTCATATGCCTTGTAAAATTTTTTATATTTAATTAGTTTAATCATAAATTCTATGATATACCAAGAATAGAAAAATACAATTATCAATTCAGCTTGCTGTCTAATGTGTATTTTCTCATGATTGATGAATACTTTATTCTCTTTAATTGTATTATTTGCTACAATAATAAATGGGAAAAGTGAGATGCCACCAATATATTTTGGCGTAAAATATTTTATAAAAAATTGACTCACTATAAGCATCTATATCTGAAATTACTAAAAAAGTATCTAACTAAAACATTCAAATTAATCATCTATTCTGTAGCTAGATATTATTTTTTATAAAAATATGCATTTCAC carries:
- the nspC gene encoding carboxynorspermidine decarboxylase, encoding MPKEIKIDVDKITSPAFVLQEDLLIQNLEKLQYFQKQAGISIICALKGYAFHATFPLLKKYLSGATASSLHEAKLVYEEMKTKPHTYCAVYIPKDFQEISKISSHLTFNSMSEWERYKNNIPNGVKCGLRVNPGYSEIQTELYNPASPNSRLGIEASLLPKNLPKGITGLHFHAMCENDANTLENVLTSFSKLYHHQIQQAEWLNFGGGHLITNENYNVEYGINVIQNFKQKYPNIKEIILEPGSAIGWETGYLVATILDIVENGNIKTAMLDVSFTCHMPDCLEMPYQPKIYGSVKQPKHKYRMGGLSCLAGDVMGDWYFNDALHVGQKIIFLDMIHYTMVKTTTFNGINLPDIGIWKDDQYQIINQFGFQDYKNRLS
- a CDS encoding MerC domain-containing protein, encoding MHNHKHQANKLSIFLSIACAIHCLMMPFVVVFLPFLSVYFEQYHWVEILIVFSTIILGTNSILHGYKYHHQNKIPAYLFVLGIGFLTTSTILHFAFDMHNTIQQSINIFGAIMCAFAQIYNLKLSRN
- a CDS encoding transcriptional repressor: MENFEKKLKAHHLRITPIRVELLSYFSKIKRAISHTEIEAHYNHQFDRVTIYRTLNSFIENGIIHKVSDNSNIAKFALCNHDACEHTHEDNHVHFKCLKCEQIECLHQLVVPQFKLPKNYTISTANLLIEGTCANCA
- a CDS encoding serine hydrolase, giving the protein MKRLFKLILTIAVIYVLALFFAPKFVSNGLKYWFSNVDDYKKFTNNTIEKSSTPIAWQKAENYNKKELDKATEQYMNERKTCAFLVIQNGKILTEKYYDDYNENTISASFSVAKTVNAMLVGKLIEQGKIQSLDDDVKKYIPELTQIPDGKLKIRDIITMSGSIDWKESYWNIFSLTAESYYGEDLNKMMSKLKLKSNEKPGTIWEYQSCCTQMLGYIIKKASGKTIAAYTHEVLWQPLGMENDALWSTDKKDGIEKSFCCINATARDYAKLGYFMLNKGKVDSTQIINEAWINAMTQPATHLKTADGRICDWYGYQTWIINHENMQIPYFRGVHGQLIYVVKEKNAVIVRLGKKIEKKNIDAHEQNDDIKAYLKFGLDMLE
- a CDS encoding TPM domain-containing protein — translated: MLMLILSISIQAQEDFSDDKNIPERPNPPKLVNDFAHMFNDYDVYKLEQKLVAYDDSTSTQIVVVTVETLSGYAEDDYALRLGRKWGIGQKGKNNGILVLISKEERAISIELGYGIESYITDTDAKRLIDNVMIPYFKQGEYFTGVDIATSDLIAMLQGTYQNDELNSNNGDFTTFIIIFIIILIFIIFISSKTNGGGGNYTGGSGGWTWTSGSGSGWSGGSSWGGSSGGGGFGGFGGGSFGGGGASGRW
- a CDS encoding TPM domain-containing protein, whose amino-acid sequence is MSNSVKDFLSKDAQQRITKAIQIAEKNTTGEIRIRIDAHTKTENILDDATRVFYELKMDKTVYNNGVLLYIAVKDKTYYIVGDTAINQIVHQQFWDTIAAEMNGYFSKQEFEAGIIHVIEKIGQTLHQYFPINELKNDNELSDDISFG
- a CDS encoding LemA family protein, producing the protein MKKIFQILIIALASTMLSGCSYNSIIGLDESTKEAWSNVEAAYQRRLDLIGNLVETIKGSGKFEKETLTEVINARSKATSVQLNADDITPENMAKFQEAQSQMSGALSRLLVTIEKYPELKTTAQYAELMNELNRTENRINIARRDYNSAVKQYNTTIRSFPTNITAMLFKFKEKEMFKADPGAEKAPKVQF
- a CDS encoding DUF1232 domain-containing protein, with amino-acid sequence MNTIIDKLIKEAESIIASDGKISQLIDAFFLKLGETSEKFYLLQDNLIALGRMLKAWFDGEYKNISTTSIIAVVAAMVYFVNPLDLIPDFIPIIGQIDDMLILGYLIKILNKEIEKFMAWEQERAV
- a CDS encoding response regulator transcription factor, yielding MSMINVFIVDDHQIFLDGIVSLLEDEDMIHIAGTAHNGKEALEKINNIKNINVVLMDINMPEMDGIEATKQLRITHPDIKILMLTMHSEPRFIKECIEIGAKGYVLKNISKDDLLNAIQHVYNNKSFLDSIAQEQLINAVSSVDEHEDDKQYDHLVSQITQRELEVLQLIALGLTSQDIANKLFISKNTVETHRKNMLSKFNVNNTAALLKIAYKKGLV